A single genomic interval of Epinephelus fuscoguttatus linkage group LG22, E.fuscoguttatus.final_Chr_v1 harbors:
- the xpot gene encoding exportin-T encodes MACQSVAAIMDEQALLGLNPNADARYRQRAMAYFEQLKESQDAWEVCAEALAKGIYNDDHVKFFCFQVLEHQIKFRHAGLSAVQQQLIRETLMKWLQCQLMNAQPEKPFIRNKAAQVFALTFVMEYLTLWPKFFFDILSLVGLNPHGVDIYLRTLMAIDAEVVDRDILHLPDETRRNTLIKDRMREQCIPSLVESWFQILQTYQHSHPELTCQCLEVVGAFVSWIDLNLIANDRFVNLLLSQMSVEELREEACDCLYEIVNKGMDPVDKTKLVESLCQVLQSAGFFNVEQEEDVDFLAKFSRLVNGMGQSLVLSWTKLIKSGNVKDGAETLQAIENKVPLLLQLLVHEDDDISANIVGFCYEYLHVLKQLPQLTDQQKANVEAVMLAVMKKLTYDDEYNFENEGEDEAMFVEYRKQLKMLLDRLAQVSPELLLEAVRRVFTNTMQNWQTAPFMEVEVAIRLLYMLGEALPASHGAHFSGDTAKTSALQDMMRTLVSCGVSSYQHSSVSLEFFETVVRYDKFFIVEPQHIPNVLMAFLDQRGLRHNSPKVRSRVAYLFSRFIKTLHKHMNAFIEDILTRIQDLLELAPPENGFPALLTSDDQLFMFETAGVLIVNGESPVERKQALMRGLLLPLMDAFRLLLAKLSQETEEERQAALADCLSHAVGFASRTSKAFSNKQTVKQCGCTEVYRDCLQTFLPALSCPVQRGTLRSSVRSFLHRMIICMEEEVLPFIPAASEHMLKDCEAKDLQEFIPLISQITAKFKRQVSPFLQQVFMPLVVAIFEVLARPAEENDQAAALEKQMLRRSYFAFIQTITGSGMNEVMANQGAENIERVVFTIIQGAVDFPDPIAQKTCFIILSKLVELWGGKDGMVGFPDFIYKHIVPACFLAPLKPTFDLSDAQTVLTLSECALTLKMIHLKRGPEFIQFLQQEYLPSLQVSPEISQELCQVLQQPDIKVLKNYIKAFFQRAKL; translated from the exons ATGGCCTGCCAGTCTGTCGCTGCAATCATGGACGAGCAGGCCCTGCTGGGGCTCAACCCGAACGCCGACGCCCGCTACAGGCAGAGG gcCATGGCATACTTTGAGCAGCTGAAGGAGTCTCAGGACGCCTGGGAGGTTTGTGCAGAGGCCCTCGCTAAAGGGATTTACAA TGATGACCATGTGAAGTTCTTCTGCTTCCAAGTTTTGGAACATCAGATCAAGttcag ACATGCTGGACTGAGTGCAGTTCAGCAGCAGCTCATCAGAGAGACTCTGATGAAGTGGCTCCAGTGTCAG CTGATGAACGCCCAACCTGAGAAGCCATTCATCAGGAACAAGGCCGCCCAGGTCTTCGCCCTCACCTTCGTCATGGAGTATCTGACTCTGTGGCCCAAATTCTTCTTCGACATCCTGTCCCTGGTGGGTCTGAACCCTCACGGTGTCGACATCTACCTGAGGACACTCATGGCCATCGATGCTGAGGTGGTGGACAGAGACATCCTCCACTTACCTGAC GAGACTCGTAGAAACACCTTGATCAAAGACCGCATGCGGGAGCAGTGCATCCCCAGCCTGGTGGAGTCCTGGTTCCAGATCCTGCAGACCTACCAGCACTCCCACCCAGAGCTCACCTGTCAGTGTCTGGAGGTGGTCGGAGCGTTCGTGTCATGGATCGACCTTAACCTCATCGCCAACGACCG ATTTGTGAATCTACTGCTGAGTCAGATGTcagtggaggagctcagagaggAGGCCTGTGACTGCCTGTATGAAATAGTCAACAAAGGGATGGACCCTGTGGATAAAACCAAGCTGGTGGAGTCTCTGTGCCAAGTCCTGCAGTCTGCTGGATTCTTCAATGTGGAACAG GAGGAGGACGTGGACTTCCTGGCCAAGTTCTCGCGGCTGGTGAACGGGATGGGTCAGAGTCTGGTGCTCAGCTGGACCAAACTGATCAAGTCCGGTAACGTGAAGGACGGCGCGGAGACGCTGCAGGCCATAGAGAACAAAgtgccgctgctgctgcagctgctggtgcACGAGGACGACGACATCTCGGCCAACATCGTCGGCTTCTGCTACGAATACCTGCACGTCCTCAAACAG CTCCCCCAGCTGACCGACCAGCAGAAAGCAAACGTTGAG GCGGTCATGCTGGCCGTCATGAAGAAACTGACATATGACGACGAGTACAACTTTGAAAACGAG GGCGAAGACGAGGCGATGTTCGTGGAGTACAGGAAGCAGCTGAAGATGCTGCTGGACCGCCTGGCTCAGGtgtctcctgagctgctgctggaggccGTACGGCGGGTCTTCACCAACACCATGCA GAACTGGCAGACGGCTCCGTTcatggaggtggaggtggccATCAGGCTGCTGTACATGCTGGGTGAAGCCCTGCCTGCATCTCACGGTGCTCATTTCTCCGGAGACACGGCGAAGACGAGCGCCCTGCAGGACATGATGAGGACG CTGGTGTCCTGCGGCGTGAGCAGCTACCAGCACAGCTCCGTCTCTCTGGAGTTTTTCGAAACAGTCGTCCGATACGATAAGTTCTTCATCGTGGAGCCTCAACACATCCCCAATGTTCTG ATGGCGTTTCTGGACCAACGAGGACTGAGACACAACAGCCCAAAGGTCCGCAGCAGAGTGGCCTACCTCTTCTCCAGATTCATCAAGACTTTGCA TAAACACATGAATGCCTTCATTGAGGACATCCTGACCAGGATCCAGGACCTGCTGGAGCTCGCTCCTCCT GAAAATGGCTTCCCAGCGCTGCTGACCAGCGATGACCAGCTGTTCATGTTTGAGACGGCGGGCGTCCTGATCGTGAACGGAGAGAGTCCGGTGGAGAGGAAGCAGGCGCTGATGAGGGgcctgctgctgccgctgatGGACGCTTTCCGCCTGCTGCTCGCCAAACTGTCGCAggagacggaggaggagaggcaggccGCCCTCGCTGACTGTCTGAGCCACGCTGTCGGGTTCGCCAG tcGCACCAGCAAGGCGTTCAGCAACAAGCAGACGGTGAAGCAGTGCGGCTGCACCGAGGTCTACAGAGACTGTCTGCAGACCTTCCTGcctgcactcagctgccccgTCCAGCGGGGGACGCTGCGCAGCTCCGTCCGCTCCTTCCTGCACCGAATGATCATCTgtatggaggaggaggtgctgcCCTTTATTCCCGCCGCCTCGGAGCACATGCTGAAGGACTGCGAGGCCAAAGACCTGCAGGAGTTCATCCCGCTCATCAGCCAGATCACCGCCAAGTTCAAG CGGCAGGTGTCCCCCTTCCTGCAGCAGGTCTTCATGCCGCTTGTGGTCGCCATCTTTGAGGTCTTGGCCCGGCCGGCGGAGGAAAACGACCAGGCGGCAGCTCTGGAGAAACAGATGCTGAGGAGGAGCTACTTCGCCTTCATCCAGACCATCACAGGAAGTGGGATGAACGAGGTCATGGCCAATCAGG GAGCAGAAAACATCGAGCGAGTTGTGTTCACCATCATCCAGGGAGCCGTGGACTTCCCCGATCCCATCGCGCAGAAAACCTGCTTCATCATCCTCTCCAAACTGGTGGAGCTGTGGG GAGGTAAAGACGGCATGGTGGGATTCCCTGACTTCATCTACAAACACATTGTTCCTGCGTGTTTCCTGGCTCCTCTCAAACCGACCTTTGACCTCTCGGACGCTCAGACAGTCCTG acGCTGTCGGAGTGTGCGCTCACGCTGAAAATGATTCATCTCAAAAGG GGGCCGGAGTTCATCCAGTTCTTGCAGCAGGAGTATTTGCCCTCTCTGCAGGTGTCACCTGAAATCTCACAG GAGCTTTGTCAAGTGCTTCAGCAGCCGGACATCAAAGTCCTGAAAAACTACATTAAG GCGTTCTTTCAGCGAGCCAAGCTGTAG
- the rpl18a gene encoding 60S ribosomal protein L18a translates to MKASGTLREYKVVGRLLPSAKNPAPPLYRMRIFAPNHVVAKSRFWYFVSQLRKMKKASGETVYCGLVHEKTPLKVKNFGIWLRYDSRSGTHNMYREYRDLTTSGAVTQCYRDMGARHRARAHSIQIMKVQVIPANKCRRPAIKQFHDSKIKFPLPHRVLRRQHKPRFTTKRPNTFY, encoded by the exons ATGAAGGCGTCTGGCACC CTTAGGGAGTACAAAGTCGTTGGGCGTTTGCTGCCCTCTGCCAAGAACCCTGCCCCTCCTCTGTACCGGATGAGGATCTTCGCACCCAACCATGTCGTCGCCAAGTCCCGCTTCTGGTACTTTGTCTCCCAGctgaggaagatgaagaaggCATCTGGAGAGACAGTCTACTGTGGCCTG GTCCACGAGAAAACCCCTCTGAAGGTGAAGAACTTCGGTATCTGGCTGCGTTACGACTCTCGTAGCGGCACCCACAACATGTACAGAGAGTACAGGGACCTGACCACCTCTGGAGCCGTCACTCAGTGCT ACCGTGACATGGGAGCTCGCCACCGTGCTCGCGCCCACTCCATCCAGATCATGAAGGTCCAGGTCATCCCTGCTAACAAGTGTCGCAGACCTGCCATCAAGCAGTTCCAC GACTCCAAGATCAAGTTCCCTCTGCCTCACAGGGTTCTGCGTCGCCAGCACAAACCCCGCTTCACCACCAAGAGACCAAACACCTTCTACTAA